The genomic region GGTGAATTTGAATCCAGGATGTCTATtctagaaataataaaaaattcaagttaGTCTCACATTGAGGGTGCATCCATACATTTGAgagaaaaatgtgtgtgtgcgcgcgcgtcAATGCATAAGGTGATTATTTTATTGAAGTTGAGATAGGTAGAGTTAATAATATGAAGGGACTTGGTTTTATCTCGAATGCTCCTATGTATTAGAGGGAAATATAGATACAACGCATGTCCTAAAATAACCATGTTTCAATCTAGTGTCCAAGGCTCTAGATTGAAGcttaaaataaagaattaagCATGTTCTTTCCCAAAACGTGGGATCTAGATTGATAGCACATGGTTGCTccataagaaaattttttatttggactAGGGCATAGGGATGTGATTTACCTCCAAAcctagtttgaaaaaaaaaaaaaaattgcttatgATAAGTTCAAGGATCATTTTtgtgtattttaataatatgggATTGGaatataaattttcttcaaactcaTTACATGGAGTTTTAAATTAGATACCATTTACTTGCTTGTTAATCACAAGTCATATAATTAAAGATAAAAACACAGACTATCACATGAATCACCATAATCATGACCAATAATTAGGAATTTTGAATCTGAGTTCAAACATTCAAAGGCGGTTGTGTGAAATTGGTTTTTTAGCTCAAGAATTATTGTCTTTTATTATTTGGACACTACACTCTGTAGTATGAATAGGATTGAGATCTATTATGCTCTAGGTCTTTCAGGTGTTGTTTTCTCAACAAATAAAGAGCTTATTATGACCGTTGATGTAACACCTAAAAAAGGACAAACTACATTTTAAACCCTAGCACCCTACatataaatccaaaattttcaactttagacctttctaatttcaaattggaCCCTGAACTTTTAAAATTGTAACAGAGTATACCTCCAATTAAATCctaaaatcaaacttaaaaagcTCAAGGTTTAAATTtgtatgattttaaaaataattgatgaaattataaatttgtgaGTATATTGCAAAGTACAACCCTAAAATTTGGGGTTGCTTAGATTTTAAACCttgaagtttgaaaatttgaattttacaccctaaattTGGTTTCGTTAACAAAACTCCACTCTCCGTTTGTTTAGGATGTTATGTAACATGCTGATGTATTGACGTATTCTCCCCCCCTCCAAACTAGCCTCTCAAAACGAGGTTATTTCacttaagaaaaagaatacaGCTGGCGCTTCTAAAGTGGCATCGTTTGAAAATGTTGGCTTGACGAAAAGAAATACACATTAACACGCCAACATATCACTTAACAATCAAAACTAACGGAGGGAGATGTTTTGTTAACAGAACCAAATTTCAATATGTAAAATCTAAGTAATCTCAAACTTTAAGAGTATATACTTTACAATTTaccctaaatttttatttgaaactgCTTTaaatttgggtattttttgaattataggttaatctaaaaaaactcttaaaatataagtttagaatttaattcaacaaaaacaaaaacaagaagaaaaaactgcAAGAAAAACTGTGTCATTTGTCATGATCCCAGGTAGCAGTCAAAGATCTGTGCTTCCAAACGTACAAGCTCTCACCTAAGCAAGAATTCTGCTTTGAGTTCAACACCACCCCACGTGCCTTGTGCACGTGTAATAAGACTGCACTGTGTAGCACCAAAAGCCGACACGTGGCGTACGATCTGGTATTGTCTTTGGCTGATGTAACTCCCAATGCAGCTTAGCACAACAAAGGCACAAATATTCTGTGCTGTTTTGGAGCTGGCACTGgcaattgcaatttttttttcttttttgggttttgtttttcatgTCTTGTTTGTTTTTGTAAGAAAAGACCTTcgatgaatttttttgtgaaaaattataaGAACACGTAAAATAGTACAATTTATGTCACAATTGTTGGCATGGTAGACTGTGACATGCGGagagaaaatagtaaatttatttaaatcaaCAAATAATCAGTCATAATCTATCATGTAGGATAATTATGACAAATATTATAGCAGTTTAAGTAGTACTAAGTGTCTATTTggagaacaacttatttagttgaaattaaaaaaaatttgttgaaagtattataaatatagGTGTAGCACAGTATaactcataaataatactaaaaagtataataaaacctataaataattgtaaattCATGTAAAAGTGACAAAAAATCAGTTATAGTCTAACACGTAAAATaactatgacaaaaattgtagCAATTTAAGTGGTACTAAGTGTCTATTtggagaacaaattatttagctgaaatttaaaaaaaaaaaatttgttgaaagtattataaataaatgtgtagtacagtaggacccataaatagtaccaaaaagtataataaaacttataaataataacaaatataagCTAAACAATCAAATAAACTGATTTTTTAAGCCAATGCTAAACTCACCCTCTAAGAGCACTCTCATCAGGCATGTCAAATGTCAAAATATggcacatttggcacaccaaactcCAAAATATGAGCCTCATGAGATGTTCTAAATGccaaaaattttaacacatATGCACAGTATCGTCTCAAAGATGAGGCGGTACGGAGATATATGCCAAACACTATTTGGCTTATTaaattcattttctctctctctctctctctctctctctctctctcgtctgCAACACATCTCTCTTTCTGTCTGACCATGCCAATGATCTTGTTTTTTCTCATCGCCATCTCGCCACGCCGATCTCGCCATTGCCGATTTCGCCACGCCGATATTGTTTTTTCTCATCGTCGATCTCGCCATCGTCGTCTCACCATGCCGATCTCGTTTTTTCTCATCGACATCGCCGATCTCGCCACTGATCACTGACCCACTTTACGACGAAGAGGAACTCTAATGTGAAGAACATGGTAACCAAAAGTGAAAACTTCCCTCAGCGACGACGACGGAGGCGTGGATTTGTGCTGGTGGTGGACGTcggtttgtttggtttggtgaATGTGGGTTTGTGAAAAtctttttggttgtgtttttttttttttttttgaggtggcgttggtggatgtgggtttgtaCCGGTGGTGGTTGTGGCCGTTGTTGTGGCAGTGGtagtggttgttgttgttgctgatgatgataataatagggggagttaatatattattttaatatgtaataaatattattttaatgtataaaattaaaggataaaatatttgataaatgaaaatttataaaataatgtgttaaaataataaaataagtgttttgtgtgttaaaataggattttttttttttttaacatcttaTGAGAATGCTCAAAGACtactgtttgtttgttttgtaggaaaaaaacaTTTGGTGGGTTTTGGATTTGTGTAAGAAGCATAGAAAACTGTGTCTGATAACTTTTTCTATGTTGGTGACACTTGACAGGCATCTAATATCTTGTTTGATTCTGATACCCATTACTAATGAGTAATGAGTGAGCTTTAAGAATGAATCTACCAGTGAACTTTTATATAGTGGCAGGTACAAATTATTTTGGGTAAAAAGGTACCAAATGtggcttgttttgttttgaaagttATAATATTTGCTAATAATAAAGGTTTTTGAGGTTACCCTATGGGGTATAGAAACTTCTTTCTTCAGACCCACAAAAATTAGGTACAAATAGAAAAGCTTCTTTTAAAGGATAAGGAGACATCAATTGTAcctttgccttttgttttggcTTAGTTCTTTAACTGGGACTTGTGGCCAGTAATACTACTAAAAGAGTTAATGTGGTCAGGTTGTGTACATCATAGACCATTAATGTGTTACCTACTTATTAGTCAGGTACGCATACACTTTACACATCAGTGTACTGTGTGCTTTACCTTCTACAACTTTGTACCCCTTGACAATGAaacaagtttgaaattttttttatgtaaaattagTTATGGGTTTTAGTGACGTATGACTTAAAGGTAtattttagtaaattattttagaaatttttttaaagaaaaataaaaatgtgattaattgttttgaaatttttttaatttattatatatttttttaatattgatgaTTAATATATGTCTTAAGGGTAAACATTAATCAAActctttaattataaatatttagttatttattgaTCTTCgataaataaaacttaaaatataacaTGTTTTTATAAATGTAGTAATCTTTTGAAAATGCTTTTAGATAAGAAGTTACTTATAACTCTCATGTTTCATTTGGTCTTAACTATTCAACTAAACTATAGGTAATTGTTTTGCTCAAATAAGTACTGGCAATATAAACATAAAGAGAATACTTGAAAGAGAGATtatatggaaaaagaaaaactatattcTCATTTGTGATTTCTTACAAATGAATCCCATCTCTCATATcatatagagaaaaaaaggagatgCACTAAgacagattaaaaaaaaaaaaagaagataagaatGACTAAAAAGACAACTATCAAAATAATTGTATTGAATGAACAGTTTTATAACTACATAGACGTCACgagaaacaaaaagataaaaaaaaaataaagatgcaTGTAATGTACATTAGATGTCCTAACaaataacttttataatttgttgtgtaGCATGAACTGTCTCTTTACTGTCTGAAGAggtttttaatattaaaactaATGGATAGTTAGGTAAACAATTAAAGCATATTTTTAAGTAAACCTCTCTCTTTCATTATTTTCCAATACAACAATGAGATTTAAAGTATTGAGCATTTTGTTATTTAGAAAATCTCATGTACATCAATTATCAACCATCAAAAACCAATATTTAACTCTATCTTCTTGAACAAACAGGAACTCATGAAGATCTAAAATGGAAACAGACCCAGACCCTCTTATTGAATCATATTACAAGCAGTGGTATGATTTGCTCTAAAACTATATACAAGTTTTATAGATAAACATACAGaagattttagaaaaaaaatgtttgaaactTGTACTTGGAAAGGTAGAGCTTAAAAAGGCTAtacataataaacaaataagcaACAAAGTTAGACAAAATAAATCGAGACAAATAGACACTTATCCAGTATACACCAGTAGGCCAAGACTCCAAGAAAGTCCACATTAAGAATAATATCCCTACAGCCTACAAGCTATAATCTGTCCTTGTCGAGCCTCCCTTCTCTTGTCGTGCAAAGTTCTGCTATGATGCTAGTTTTGTGATAAACACTAAACATAGCAAAGACAATGGAATTATGCTAGGGACATAACTGCCACAACTCGCTATCTTTACCCTTAAAGTTATCCGGACTAGCCTGTCCTTTGATTCAATAATTATGAACAACACTTATTTAGGCAACTCAAAAGCAGaataaaaatttcattgtatttgttatattttatcacAATactgggaaaaagaaaaaagactcaCTTTTCTAAAGCTTTGGAAATCACTGacatttctttccttataaCTCAAGGGAGGATGgtataattttctttaaggAGTGAACCATGGAGATATACAAGAGACTACACTAACACTTTTCCTcatcaaatttcttttataatagATGACGGTGCATTCCTATAAACTATtggaaaattgtattttgaatttataataaacatttgtaaaaaaattataagaagtTGTGATTACAAAACagagttttaagttttaaaaatgctattttaatCTTCCAAAACACCTCAATTCAAGcccatgataattttttattggcaaaaatgcaaaattaactctctaacttttacctttttttttttttcattttagtcctctaactttaagttttgtcaattcagtcatcaaactttcaatttttgtcaattcatgGCTCCATTACAACTCAGTTAGGGTTGCTGTTAGAACGACTAAAACGACGCCGTTTTgcaggtgattttttttttttttaattcaaaattaagaaaaatctagaaataaaaagagagaaaacattaAGGGGATTTTGAGCTCTCTTTCTCTCGTCTTTGCTTGGACTTTTTGTCATCTTTGAAGGGCAAAGTTTTGGTTCATAAACGAACACGTTGATACAAaactagaccaaaaaaaaaaaggttttgtcATCTTTGAAGGGCAAAGTTTTGCTTGGACTTTTTGTCATCTTTAgctcttctctttctttgattttcttcatAAATGAATAGAAAGAACAGACTACATAGTAACCAAGCCTTAACTATGTATAAAAAAGAGCAACGGTAAGGCAAGGCAGAGCACACCCATCACCAATTCATTCAAGGCAGAGTAGCGGTGGTACTAACGGCAAGCAGGGGCGGCGACGCTGGTGaactcagtctctctctctctctcaaaccagctcactctctctctctctctctcttaaggTTACAGGGGTTAGGGATTTGggagatttgttttgttttgatttaggggggaaatgttttttttttttttttttcagattttcttAATTccgaattattaaaaaaaaaaaaaaacccacatgcAAAACGGCGTCGTAGCATCGTTTTAGTGAATCTAACGACAGCTCTAACTGAGTTGTAACGGAACcttgaattaataaaaattaaaaattagaggactgaattAACTtaaagggtcagttttgcatttttgctttttttatttgttgaaaaccCAATGAATAACAATTATGTAAAAcacttcaacatttttttttctttttctttttttggtttttcagaaaattttgattgataaGAGACTAATGAAACCGAGAGGCTTCAACATCGtccaactaaaaattaaatagagacaaatattctccttttttaaaaaacaaggaATCTACTTCCAGAATCCAAgctcaagaaaagaaaaaagtgaatcaaatctataaataaattgataaacCCAGGAAAGGTCACTGAAATTTTGGAGTGCGTCACACTCGTAACTGATGGCTTGGCATCATATCATTTCGAGTGTACATAGATGGGCTGTACAAACTTCATCATAGAAACCTGAGTAACATGGCTGTCCCTGATATTCAAACCACCTAATCTCACATATTGCGTTTAACTTGTACCACATGTTAATTTTACACGCCTCATAAGTCATAATTGAGGTTTCTTTCTTATGTTAATTTTACACGCCTCATAATTGATGTTTCTTTCCTCAACCCAAGCAAACCAAATGTAATTACAATTCACTTGCTATCATCTCTTACCGTAGGCAGCCTGCAAAACCTCATTGTTCACTTCCTTTGCCAGTTGATGATGGTAACCATACACAAAGGAGGATCTCTTCCTAGCTCAGCTGCTTCCACATGCAGCTCAATGACAGTTCTCTGTCAGCTTTTTCCACACTGCAGAATGAGTTATACATTCTATATGCTTCCCTAGGTTTCATCTTAATTTCTGTTCCTAACGGATACACAGATAATGCTTTAACGGAATTTAAAGGGCAAAGAAATGTTAGGAACTATGAAAACACCAATGTTCATTCTATTTTGGAACTTCGGCATTTTGCTATCATGTTGTCAACATTGGCAAATGACTAGCCGTCTATATGTGGCAGCAGTCAGTCAGATACTATCATGGAAACATCCCCTCAAGAAACTCATCAAAGTTATCATCGTCATCAACTTTATGATCATCAGTTGAAACTGAAGCCCTTTTTCCTGCaaagaacaatttaaaaaaaaaaaaaaaaaaagtaagctcACAAGACTAGTAGAATGCCTCATCAAAAAAACAGTAGGAAGCCAGGtcatagaaaatatatttttgaaaaaaagatagGAATGTAGTATGCAAATTGCCATAAGCTATCCTTTCACTCAATTATAATAATCACAATTATTGACAGACCTAGGAATACTAGAATAGAAGACTTGCTTAGCTAAATGAAGGAAACTAAAGCTAGGATGTGCACTTGACTTGCATAAAATCTTAAACCCATTTCTACTTATAATTTGGaagcaaaaaaaattctcaactCTACAAGCTGCGTGCTGTTATAAGAATGAGAAATTGTCAAAGCACTAGACACCCTGAACATGCAACATTGAACATGTCTTAGAGATAATGGTCATCCTCCTGGACTTAAGATTTGTTTGGATACCGcatattgttgaaaactgaaaacattgtagcaaaataatttttaaatgtgtgaatagtgccgtgggacccacTTTTAAAGTTGATTTTGCCAAATTTTATACTTGTGGATCCCATGAACAATGCATGGGACCCAGGGAAAAAACGCAGACGCACAAAACGTGTAACCTGACACGATCCAAACTCACTTAGAATGGTGATTTTAGGTAAAGATGATTGCTGGTTAGTTGGTAAGAATGGCAAAGTCAACACTAACCCCAGATGAAAGAAAATTATggtagaagaaaataaataaccaaCAAATCCCAAAACTCTAAACCCATTGCACAGCTACTTCAGCTCTTCCAGCAAAACATGTGAAACCTGGAGGAACATTCATATAAAATTCCTCATCCATGTCTCCCTGGAAGGTCTCTTTGACTCTTTTACTACTGAAGAGTGAAGACTCCAATCCTAGTTTGATGCTAAACAAAGCAAGTCTTGGATAGAGTTCAACATAGAAAGTGGGGAAAAACTTCTACGCAACCTAAGCCAAAAGTTTTCCTTCAAATCATTAACCACCTATCTTGCCCAATACCAATATACAGATCCATCTAGGTGTTTAAATTAAACTTGTGATAAACTAATAATTAAGCAATCAACAAAATTTAAGACATGATCAATCAACCAAATGGGTACTCGTCTATAATTAAGATACTCATCTATACATCATTTCTTTAATTCCATGGAACTAGTGCATATCCAAACAGCAAATGTTGaaatttggatttggtgcaCCAATCAATTCCATGGCCTATCCATGATCCGACAACAGACTAAAAGATTTTGACACACgaaaaaatcatatatacaaATGTGAACAAAATATAAGCACAAGAATGTGTCATCATGCAAAAATGAAGTATAAACAGAGGAATGTTCAGACCTTTTCTCCTCTCCTTGCTCCCTTCGTAGTCATTATCAGCTTCATCAATGCTCCTTGATCGATTCCTGGAAATAGACTTAGTAAGTAAGTGGTATTTTAATCAGCAGTAAATAGGCCACAGTGCAAAAAAGGCTCTTGGCTTGAATTGGcacctctttcttttgttttcttctcgTTCTCTTTTTTCTAATTGCTCCTTCTCTTTCCGCCTTTTGTAATGAAGCTTATCCGCACATCTATTAAGAatgatcaattaaaaaaaaattataacatgtttATACAGCTTAAATTATGTTGTCATCACAAATTCATAAGTATACTTACAGAATCAGCAAGAGCCAACTCACCTCTCACAAGTTACCAATTTCACAAGTGCTTGTTTGTTTTCTCCAGCTTCAGAATAACTAAAGTTGACCTGCAATGTAACAATCAAGTAAGATGAGATACAAAACTTAAATGGACAATTATAGATACTGTTGACAATATAGCTAGATGCTTGTACAGAGGAGCATATATGGGGAAaaattaaacaatgaaaattatcTTCCTCTTTTATCTCAATCTTCTAAGCATAAGGAAAGATGAAAAGAGATAGGTATCACTCATCCCATATGTGCTTAAAGTAGACTTTAGAACCAGTAAGATAGCAGTATCATGCCTAGCATAACATGGACATTAACACAGAATGTGCCAAACTGCCTAGATGCATAATGAAATTCCAACAAGAGTATAGACAAGTTTACCTTCTCATTGTATTAATTATGCTTAACTTCCACACCAATGTATATACGTACATGCACCAGAAACAAGCacttaaatatttaataaaacttCATAGGTCTCCAAAGAGTTGCAAAATATAACAATGGCAACATGCTTCCCTTTGTAGAAATTAATCCCAATGAGTTCAGCCACGGAGGAGTCATGTAAATTAATCTTTTACCACATAATCATTTAGAGGTGGGTGGGATCATTACACCATGAATCATATATGACTAAAGCCTTGAAAGGCATGGTCAAAGGACTCAAAACTGCTGCtactaataaaaaatgagaaaacaatgaaagCATGACAAGGCCTCTGACAATATCGATATGCAGAAACATagaaagattttattatacataaaatttgacaataaTATTTTCCATTGTAACTGCCAAAAGTTAGACCTCCAAGTCTAATCCCATTCATGCAATAACCAAGCATGACagcaaatttgaatttgaacaaAGAATGGACACACTAATAAATTGATAACAATGTATAAAGAGGATAGTAAATTGTAAAAGtgacaattttttatcttttcattcCGCCATGAAGATAACACCATTTAAATTCTTTAAAGCCTCGACCCCATATTGATTGGTGTGCAAACAGTGTGAAATTCAGTAAAATTGTATTACAAGACCTGTCACCAAATAAACTCCTCATTGCAACTATACACATGATCCGAAGTGGCCTCTCTCCTTACCCACCCTCTTACCTCCCTCAAAATCAATATTCCACGAAGAAATGAAACTGGTAATTAACTAATTGAATATATTAATTGTAAAATAGAGACAATCCTCTAAAAAATAATCTCACAAGTAATTTCAGTATTGGTTCTTAAAGTTGCACATGCATGGTCAAAAGACTCACAGCTGTTACCTAGTATTGCCAGAACGATAAATacacttcacttttttttattgagaagttACACACACACTTAGTAGGTTGTGAACCCATAACCTCACTCTCCAACCATACTTCTGGGAGGAGGAAGTATCAATTGAGTGAAGACTCATTcgcaaaaacataaataaatgagATTTAAATTCGTCCAAAGCCGTAAGAGAAATTATcataaaccaacaaaaaaatttccataccCATAAAATGCTAAAGAGATCAATGATGTTACTAAAACACTTGCCTCATAGCTAGCCAAGTCATCTATTTCATCACAGTGTTTGTTACCACATATGAACTGCCCTGACAAAAAGGGAAACAAATCAATTCTAAACTCAAGTCCATACCCATCTAcaagatttatttttaaaatataaagaaaagaatgaataaaCTTGATAATACCATTGCAATAATTCAATCAAGCAAGGGAGGAAGACTAAGTTTTCAGGTGGTGTTAAGATTAGTAATCAAATTATTTGGTCAACCCTAAAATATTCAAATTGGTAATCGAAATATGGCTGGGAGTTGGGAAAAGCTGGGCCAGGTGGGTTGGACTACAGGGGTGCTCTCTATTGGCAGGCTAAGGGGTTAGAACATAAAATCCCCCCAAGGAATCATTAACAGACAACAATGAAAAAACATCATTACTAAAATAACGAGTAATAAAATACCTTTCCCAGATATGACTTCCTTCTCTGCCCTCCATCTCAGACCAATCTAGacagaaaattttatataataagtCAAAAACTCAtggtgtgtatatatgtgtgtgtgtgtgtgtgtgtgtgtatatatattacagCAAAAAGTACGTATTTAAACACTGAAGAACAATTTTCATAGCACAAATGGGGAACTATCACAAAACTAGAGAATGTTTATTCTCTTCCCCCTAAACATCATTTGAAAGTTAAATTAGACTCTAACCTCatagaaatttattttactaGGTATGAACGTATCAAACAGCAATTAAACAGGTCCCTTTTTTTTCCAGAACAGCAACCTATACAGTAAAGCTGATAATGTCTCCAATTTAAATGTCCAAATACTAAGCAAGATACAACAAAGTAGTTCAGGTTATACGGGATACCCAAAGTCATTGTTTAAAACCCAactaaagaaaaatcatttccACTTACTTTGACTTCCCACAGTTTCCTGtagcttatatgctaaatttgaggcaaaaagataaaagttagcttatttttaaaaaagctagggttttttttttttttggaatgagaattttgttgcttttttttagaaaaaaactaAGGCAAAATCCTAACATACACCCAGTGCTATCTAGCaaaagattatttttaaaaaaaacggAAAAAGGACATCTGGTTGATTTCCCCAGAAGATAATATAGCATTTTTTCCTGTTGATAAGTGAAATGATAACACAGCttatttcaatttcctttttattaatgaaaaaaactttttaCCCTCCTCTTATAAAGGTGCAGGTATACTAACACAGATCATATAGTATTCAGATATATGAACCAAAAAGGCAAGCCATGACTGGTGCATGCATCTTGTCCCTTTAAGGATAGTTACATGTACTAAACACAGCTCTACCACTATTCTACAATAACTAGGCAAGAATATTAGAATCCAAACTTActagacaaagggaagaaaagTAGAATGAAACAAAAGGAAACATAGGAAGCCAACCTACTTCTCACTTTGTTTGTATGACTTGAAAATTCACAGAAAACAAGCTTCAGAAACTCTAAATTGGGCTATTACAAGCTTTAGtccaaatactttttttttttttttgataaataacgtaagaatattattaataataataaggaagTTGCCAAgccgagtacattggggatgtactatgggtacaaaaattaagaaacaaaagaacaacggtcaagaaaaatagaaaaggaagaacaagaaaaatgagaaaaaaccacactccattcaaagagtgtgtaagaaaaaagacttaatctccagCAAAGAGCGTTCGCagccctcaaaacttctagcattcctttctcgccaaatgcaccaaatcaagcaGTGAGGTACTGATTTCCAAACATCAATGTGACGACGTCgcgcaaactttccttgccaagcctCAAACACCTCAAGAACAGTACGAG from Castanea sativa cultivar Marrone di Chiusa Pesio chromosome 11, ASM4071231v1 harbors:
- the LOC142617265 gene encoding uncharacterized protein LOC142617265, which translates into the protein MASFVSLRSEIFDREERKQQYQAHIRGLNAYDRHKKFLKDYASFYGKEDSRNVKLPVKTDRDTLREGYRFIRTEEDDMDPSWEQRLVKRYYDKLFKEYCIADMSQYKTGKIGLRWRAEKEVISGKGQFICGNKHCDEIDDLASYEVNFSYSEAGENKQALVKLVTCERCADKLHYKRRKEKEQLEKREREENKRKRNRSRSIDEADNDYEGSKERRKGKRASVSTDDHKVDDDDNFDEFLEGMFP